A stretch of Mobula birostris isolate sMobBir1 chromosome 2, sMobBir1.hap1, whole genome shotgun sequence DNA encodes these proteins:
- the LOC140212255 gene encoding histone H2B type 1-H-like, whose translation MPDQKPAPKKSTKKALPKPSGKSGKKCRRLRKESYSINIYKVMKQVHPDTSISSKAMSIMNSFVNDIFERIAGEASRLARYNKRSTISSREILTALCLLLPGELAKHAVSEGTKAVTKYTSSK comes from the coding sequence ATGCCCGATCAGAAGCCTGCTCCCAAGAAGAGCACTAAGAAAGCGCTGCCAAAACCATCAGGCAAGTCTGGCAAGAAGTGCAGGAGGCTGAGGAAGGAGAGTTACTCCATCAACATCTACAAAGTGATGAAGCAGGTTCACCCCGACACCAGCATCTCCTCCAAGGCTATGAGCATCATGAACTCGTTCGTGAACGATATTTTCGAGCGCATCGCTGGCGAGGCTTCCCGCCTAGCCCGTTACAACAAGCGGTCGACCATCAGCTCGCGGGAGATCCTGACCGCACTGTGCCTGTTGCTGCCCGGGGAGCTGGCCAAGCACGCCGTGTCGGAAGGGACAAAGGCAGTGACCAAGTACACCAGCTCCAAGTGA